The following coding sequences lie in one Verrucomicrobiota bacterium genomic window:
- the cobA gene encoding uroporphyrinogen-III C-methyltransferase — MNDNGKDGPTDQERGKVFLVGAGPGDPDLMTRKGERLVRSCEALVFDYLVSDEVIDWAPPEAERICVGKRAGYHSYTQEQIQDVLVELSNQGKTTVRLKGGDPFVFGRGGEEVNRLRSEGIPFEVIPAVTAAVAAGARAEIPITHRAFNSSVVFLTGHHDPTKQGEGVDWAQYARLKTTLCLYMAMSRLASIRDALLEGGADPETPCAIIQWATMPEEKIIYTNLRNLALDSKKEGLSPPSIVIIGPNAGLPLSR; from the coding sequence ATGAACGACAACGGAAAAGACGGTCCAACCGACCAAGAACGAGGTAAAGTGTTTCTTGTCGGCGCCGGACCTGGTGATCCTGATCTAATGACTAGGAAGGGTGAACGACTTGTACGCTCCTGCGAAGCGCTGGTGTTTGATTATCTGGTGTCGGACGAGGTGATTGATTGGGCTCCTCCTGAAGCTGAGAGAATCTGCGTGGGGAAAAGGGCCGGCTACCACTCTTACACTCAGGAACAGATTCAGGATGTTCTTGTTGAGCTAAGCAACCAGGGAAAGACTACGGTTCGGCTCAAAGGTGGAGATCCCTTCGTTTTTGGACGCGGAGGAGAAGAGGTAAATCGACTCCGTTCGGAGGGGATTCCCTTCGAAGTAATCCCAGCCGTCACGGCAGCGGTAGCCGCCGGGGCACGCGCCGAGATTCCCATCACCCACCGTGCTTTCAACTCTTCGGTTGTCTTTCTTACCGGTCATCACGATCCCACCAAACAAGGAGAAGGAGTCGACTGGGCACAATACGCACGGCTGAAAACGACTCTTTGCCTCTATATGGCGATGAGTCGCTTGGCCTCCATTCGCGACGCTCTTCTGGAGGGAGGAGCAGATCCGGAAACCCCCTGTGCGATCATCCAATGGGCGACTATGCCAGAGGAGAAAATTATCTACACGAATCTCCGGAATCTCGCTCTTGATTCAAAGAAGGAGGGTCTTTCGCCACCTTCGATCGTGATTATCGGTCCGAATGCCGGACTTCCTCTCTCAAGATAA
- a CDS encoding DUF423 domain-containing protein, producing MVESGKRSRGLLGLTVLLGLGGVIAGAIGAHPPEGFLEDEEMRNGWRSAVYFLLFHVLVVLACADLAAASLGRFRLPVQLFIAGILLFSGSIFLLALGGPSWLGPVTPVGGLILMLGWAALFFQVVRAG from the coding sequence ATGGTCGAATCTGGTAAACGGAGTAGGGGATTGTTAGGGCTGACTGTTTTGCTGGGCTTGGGCGGAGTGATTGCCGGAGCAATTGGAGCGCATCCTCCCGAGGGATTTTTGGAGGATGAAGAAATGAGGAATGGATGGAGATCCGCAGTTTATTTTCTTCTTTTCCACGTCTTGGTGGTTCTTGCCTGCGCAGATCTCGCTGCGGCGTCCCTCGGAAGATTCCGTCTCCCGGTTCAACTTTTTATAGCTGGCATTCTTTTGTTTTCCGGTTCGATCTTCCTGCTGGCGTTGGGAGGACCGAGCTGGCTCGGTCCGGTCACTCCCGTTGGTGGACTGATCCTCATGCTTGGTTGGGCCGCACTTTTTTTCCAAGTCGTCAGGGCAGGGTAA
- a CDS encoding glycosyltransferase family 4 protein, whose product MPKSPPVSPRLTFVTHEFHPRIGGAATVVTELAAACSKIGWEVTVLAPGETSAADSAYPFKLVRMGHRGKQDWLARFALLRFMRRRGIGDSEHLVIAEPAALRALLYEPLFRIPGFSRPTVILHGTEILRFSFPPYRKALFRRLLDRSEKIHVLSSYNAKLLDETFPNLSTPVVVAPGGPSIAQPPDLSVGIKGKDHPDKVIILTVGRIHPRKGQLEALLALSRLPTEDQKLIHYRIVGPSVRSKYREKLLDVASRCHFPVEFTGPVSEEQMAAEYQQADIFALTSKQSRKSIEGFGLVYLDASASSLPIVATRSGGIPEAVEDEVTGLLAAENDVEGLTERFRRLIHSPTLRQELGTNGKRMAFSQSWTNCALAIWGESTRFSD is encoded by the coding sequence TTGCCAAAAAGTCCTCCAGTTTCACCACGTCTTACCTTCGTTACACACGAGTTCCATCCCAGAATAGGCGGAGCAGCGACGGTGGTCACCGAATTGGCCGCAGCTTGCAGCAAAATAGGTTGGGAAGTGACGGTTCTTGCCCCAGGAGAAACCTCAGCCGCAGATAGTGCCTACCCATTTAAGCTTGTCAGAATGGGCCATCGAGGAAAGCAAGACTGGCTAGCCCGTTTTGCTTTACTTCGGTTTATGCGGAGACGTGGAATTGGGGATTCCGAGCATTTGGTGATCGCCGAGCCTGCCGCTCTAAGGGCCCTCCTTTACGAACCTCTTTTTCGGATTCCAGGATTCTCAAGACCCACCGTAATCCTCCACGGAACTGAAATCCTAAGATTCTCTTTTCCTCCCTACCGAAAAGCTCTATTTCGACGTCTTCTCGATCGGTCGGAGAAAATCCATGTTCTCTCGTCTTACAACGCCAAACTTCTGGATGAAACCTTCCCCAATCTGTCCACTCCCGTCGTGGTCGCCCCAGGTGGTCCCAGTATAGCCCAACCTCCAGATCTTTCAGTCGGCATCAAAGGGAAAGACCATCCTGATAAAGTCATTATCCTCACTGTCGGAAGAATCCACCCCAGAAAGGGTCAGCTTGAGGCCCTCCTTGCTCTCAGTCGCCTGCCGACAGAGGACCAAAAACTGATTCATTATCGTATCGTCGGACCCAGTGTCCGCAGCAAATACCGCGAAAAGCTCCTCGACGTTGCCTCCCGCTGTCACTTCCCGGTGGAGTTCACGGGCCCTGTCTCCGAAGAGCAGATGGCAGCAGAGTATCAACAGGCAGACATTTTTGCTCTTACGAGCAAACAGTCTCGGAAGAGTATCGAGGGCTTTGGTTTAGTCTATCTTGATGCATCTGCGTCTTCTCTTCCTATCGTTGCGACTCGGTCTGGCGGCATACCAGAGGCAGTAGAGGACGAGGTAACCGGCCTTCTCGCCGCTGAAAACGATGTAGAGGGACTCACCGAGCGGTTTCGAAGGCTCATTCACTCACCTACACTGCGTCAGGAACTGGGGACAAACGGTAAACGAATGG
- a CDS encoding ATP-binding protein, whose translation MTRRICITGPESTGKTTLSQSLARKFGCPWVPEYARSFLQELRRPYEEEDLLLILKGQLKSEAKLLDPNRPFLFVDTGPEVIWVWSRYCFGRVAPEVDKITRSHVYDYTLLLNIDLPWSPDPLRENPKKEDRTKLLFLYQNLLGTLDHPYSLVSGSGGEREKTATRILRASFPSR comes from the coding sequence ATGACTCGCCGAATTTGTATCACGGGTCCGGAGTCGACTGGCAAAACCACTCTGTCCCAGTCACTAGCGAGAAAGTTCGGATGTCCATGGGTCCCTGAATACGCACGCTCGTTTCTCCAAGAATTACGTAGACCGTATGAGGAGGAGGACCTTCTCTTGATCCTTAAAGGACAGCTCAAATCAGAAGCAAAGCTCCTTGACCCAAACCGCCCCTTCTTGTTCGTCGATACCGGCCCCGAGGTCATTTGGGTTTGGAGTCGATACTGCTTCGGCCGAGTCGCTCCAGAGGTGGACAAAATTACCCGCAGCCACGTCTACGATTACACTCTACTCCTCAATATCGATCTGCCATGGAGCCCGGATCCGCTACGCGAGAATCCCAAAAAAGAGGACAGGACAAAACTCCTCTTTCTCTACCAAAACCTACTCGGGACATTGGACCATCCCTATTCTCTGGTTTCTGGTTCGGGAGGGGAGCGTGAGAAAACAGCTACCCGCATCCTGAGGGCATCTTTCCCATCCAGATAG